The segment GTACGAGATCTTTCACCAAGCGTCATATACTTGATCATTAGCTTCGGATTTTTAATTTGCTTTCTCACTAAATGAATATTTGATTCTAAACTTTCAATAAAACCTTCATGTGAACCTTTTAGTATTTTTTCACTTATTGGTTCTTGAATCGCTCTCTTCTCTTGTACCGCAGCATTAAACGCAGCTATATACGCCTTATCCTCTGAAATATAAAAAACGTAGCCATCTAATAGCAAATTGGGAACTTCATATAGATTCATTATTTTTTTATCGCACACTAGTCCATTTTCCTGAACAGAAATGCGCGTCAAAATTTTATTAGAAATTTCTTTTGAATCAACTAAAGAATTAATAAAAATGAGAGATTGTGTTTCGGATAAATTATGAATAATTAAATCTTCTGTATGAACGAATAATTGTTGAATAAAAAGTATGTTGTCAGCTAATTTAGGAAATGGAGATTTCACTTTTTCTTGTTGAAGGATTTCATTATTCGTTAAACTAGCCTCTTTTTCTCCCCTTCGTCTAAACATCAAAATCCCCCTCTATTCTTGACTTCAATATGTAAAAGAATGCCCATTTTGGAGGGGGTTTATTCGTAATGCTTACGCAAAAAAAACTCCGATGATCGTGTAATAAATCATCGGAGTTTTATTCATTTACTTAGCGTACTTCTGCGCCAGCTTCTGCTAATGCTTTTAGTACTTTATTATGTGCTGCTACTACTTCTTCGTCTGTTAATGTACGCTCTGGATCGAAATATTTTAACGAGAAGGCAACTGATTTTTTACCTTCTGTCATTTTTTCCCCTTCATACACATCGAATACTTTCACATCTTTTAATAATTTTGTGCCTGCTTTTTCAATGATGGTAACAATTTCACCAGCTGGCACTGTACGATCTAATTCAAGCGCAATATCGCGTGTCATTACTGGGAATCGAGGAACAATCGAATAAATTAACTCTTCTTTTGCTGCTTTTAAAATGGCATGTAAATTTAGCTCCGCAACATATGTTTCCTTTAAATCCACTGCCTTTTGCTCTTGTGGATGTAATTGTGCAAGAATCCCAATTTTTTCGCCATCTAATAAAATTTCAGCTGTACGTCCAGGATGTAAACCATCTACTACTGCTTTTGCATACGTCACTTTATTCGTTAAGCCTAGCTTCGCAAATACCGCTTCGAGCATCCCTTTTGCAACGAAGAAATCGACGTTTTTCTTTTCACCTTGCCAGCTATTATCAATCCATTTACCTGTTAAAACAAGCGCTAAATGCTCTTCTTCTATAAGTGAAGCATCCGTTGTTTGACCAAAGAAGACTGAACCAATTTCATATAAAGCTACTGTATCCGCTTGACGAGCTACGTTATAACTTGCTGATTCCACTAAATGTGGGATTAGGCTTTGACGCAACGTTGAACGATCTTCAGACATTGGCATTAATAATTTTGTTGTCACCGCTTCTTTTAATGCGAATTTTTGTGCAGATGCCGAAGAAGTTAGTGAATACGTAACTGCTTGGTAAAGACCTGCCCCTTCCATCACATTACGAACGATACGACGTCCTGCTTGGTAAGCTGTTAACTTCCCTGGTTGATCACCTGCTGGTAAGCTCATCGGAATTTCATCATAACCATACATACGTGCAATTTCTTCGACGATATCTTCTGGAATTTTAATATCGCCGCGACGTGTTGGTGCATCAATGACTAAAACACCATTTGCTGCTTCTACATCGAACTTTAAGCGCTCTAAAATTTCAAGCATATCTTCTAAAGAAATTTTCATTCCTAAACGACCGTTAATGAAATCTGGTGATACAACAATTCGAGCAGGCGTTTTATCTAGCTCATCAACTAAAACAGTACCTTCTAAAACTTCTCCGTTTGCAAGCTCTGCAAGTAATTGCACTGCGCGTTCAGCAGCTGCTAATACACGATTTGGATCCACACCTTTTTCAAAGCGAGCTGACGAATCCGAGCGTAAACCAATTTCTTTTGATGTACGACGAACCGATGCAGGTTTGAAATACGCCGATTCAATTACGACTGTTTTCGTTGCATCTGTTACTTCTGATTTTGCTCCACCCATTACACCAGCAATCGCTTCTGCTTCTAGACCATTTGTAATAACAAGGTTGTGACTTGCTAATTTACGTTCTTGACCATCTAGCGTAGTAATCATTTCGCCATCTTGTGCAAGACGCGTTACAATTTCACCTGTTTCTAATTGATCATAGTCAAATGCATGTAATGGTTGACCGTATTCCATTAGTACATAGTTTGTAATATCGACTACATTATTAAGTGGGCGGACACCCGCTGCCATTAAGTACTGTTGTAGCCATATTGGTGATTCTTTTACTTCAATATTTTTCACAACTTTTGCTGCGTACATTGGATTTGCTTCGATATTTTCAACACGAAGTTTTAATAAATCCGATGCTTTTGCTGAAGTTGCTGTATACGTAATTTCCGGTAATTTCACATCTTGCCCTAAAATTGCCGCCACATCATATGCCACACCTAACATGCTCATTGCATCTGAACGGTTCGGTGTTAAGCCAAGCTCTAATACCGTATCATCTAAGCTTAATAGCGCTAAAACGTCCGCTCCTGGCTCACTGTCAGCTGGTAATACGTAAATACCTTCAGCATACACTTTTGGCACAAGACGTCCTTCTATACCTAGCTCTTGCAGCGAGCAAATCATACCGTTTGATTCTTGACCGCGTAATTTTGCTTTTTTAATTTTAATGCCGCCTGGTAATTTTGCTCCTGGACGCGCAACGATTACTTTTTGTCCTGCATCCACATTAGGTGCACCACAAACGATTTGTTGAAGCTCTTCTTCTCCAACATCTACTTGGCACACATTTAATTTATCCGCTTCAGGATGTTTTTCTTTCGATACAACATGACCGACAACAACATTTGTCATTCCTTGTGAACGATCGATTACTGCATCTACTTCAATACCGGCACGCGTAATTTTTTCAGCTAATTCATTCGCTGTTAATGATTCAAAATCAACATATTGGCTTAACCATTTTAATGATACTAACATTTATTTCGTCCCCCTCACACTTCTGCCTGATGGAATTGTGATAAGAAACGTGTGTCATTTGTATAGAAATGACGAATATCATCAACTCCGTATTTTAACATTGCAATACGCTCTGCACCGATACCGAATGCGAAACCTGAAACTTTTTTCGAGTCATAGCCAGCCATTTCAAGTACGTTTGGATGCACCATACCAGCACCTAAAATTTCAATCCAACCTGTTTTTTTACATACGTTACAACCTTCACCACCACATTTATGACAAGACACATCTACTTCTACTGATGGTTCTGTAAATGGGAAGAACGATGGACGTAAGCGAATTTCACGCTCTGCACCGAACATCTTCTTAGCTAATACATCTAGTGTCCCTTTTAAATCAGACATGCGGATATTTTCGCCAATTACTAATCCTTCAATTTGCATGAATTGATGTGAATGCGTCGCATCATCTGCATCACGACGGAATACTTTACCAGGGCAAATAATGCGAATATGTTCCCCTTTTTTAGCTTCCATCGTACGCGCTTGCACTGGTGATGTATGCGTGCGTAATAAAATCTCTTCTGATATATAGAAAGTGTCTTGCATATCGCGAGCAGGGTGACCTTTTGGTAAGTTTAACGCTTCGAAGTTGTAGTAGTCTTTTTCGACTTCTGGACCTTCTGCAATTTCATAACCCATACCAACGAATAGGTCTTCAATTTCTTCTACAACACGAGTTAATGGATGACGATTGCCGATGCGCACTTGTGCACCTGGTAATGTCACGTCAATTGATTCATTTTCCAGCTGTGCTAAAATAGCAGCTTCTTCAAGTGCCGCAACTTTTTGCTCTAATTGTGCCGTTACATTTTCACGTACTGTATTGACCAGTGCACCCATTTTTGGACGTTCTTCAGCAGATAGTTTCCCCATGCCTTTTAATAAATCTGTAATCGGTCCCTTTTTACCTAAATAAGCGACACGAACTTCATTCAACGCTTTTAAATTAGCAGCTTCTGCAATTTTCGTTAAAACTTCTTGTTCTAATTGCTTTAATTGTTGTTCCATTCGTTTCATTTCCTCCTTCAATCAAATATGAAAAACAGCATACGTACTATATGGACGCAAGCTGCTTCATTTTTTTATGGATGCCTATTTTGGTCCACAAAAAAACCTCGCCCCCTAAAAAAGGGACGAGGACGAGTTTCGCGGTACCACCCTAGTTATTGCAAAAATGCAATCACTTCATTTGAGCTAACGACTCATTACGCCGGCTATCCTTTCACCAATAATGGCTCCCGGAAGCTGCTCGCGGGGTGAACTTCATTATGCAATTTGTATGCAAGCTTGCAGTCTCGGCTCGCATTTCCTAAAACAAATTTCACATAATTACTCTTCCCGGTCAAAGCATTTAATAAGTTATTCTTCATTTAGTCTAATGTATTTTCAACATTATTTCAACTGAAATGAAGCGTATTAGAAAATTACATATCCCAAAGTAGGATTAAAAGTGTTCCTAAAACTGTAATAACTACTAAACCAAGACCGTAAAAAATGTTTGAGTAAATTGACCATTTATCTTCTGTTTCACCAGCATGCATGAATACCATGAACTGTAATCCAGCTTGAATGAACGCTGTTACTAAAAGAACAATCATACCTGTCGTGAATGACATATCTGTGAAATAAACTAACATCGCAATTCCTGTTAATACAAGAGAGAAGATGAAGCCCATTACTTGACCTAAAGGAAAGAACTTCGCCATATTACATCATTCCTTTCAAGTACACGAAACTAAAGATGAAGATCCAAACAACGTCTAGGAAGTGCCAGTAAAGTGAGAATACGAATGTTTTCCCTGCTGTAACTGATGTTAACCCACGTTTTGCGATTTGGATTACTAAGAATGTACCCCATAATAAACCAAATGTAACGTGAAGTCCGTGTGTTCCTAAAGTTGTTAATAAAATTGATGTAAATGCACTTACTGTAATGCCAGCACCAATGCTCGCATAGTGTACAAATTCATAAATCTCCACACTTAAGAATGCCGCACCTAATAGTAATGTGATTACCATGAATGAAATTGTCGCCTTTTTACTACCAAGACGCATTGCATGAATGGCTAATCCGATTGTAAAACTTGATGCTAATAAAATAAATGTTTCAAGTAAAACTGGTGTAATTTCGAAAATCTCAGCACCTGTTGGACCGCTACCTGTACGGTCTACAAGCGTGAAGTATGATGCGAATAATGTACCGAATAACATAATTTCCGCACCTAGGAATACCCAGAAACCAAAGATTTTCAAATTGTTTTCCTCAGTAGAATACTCTAAAGGAACATTGTTATTTACTTTACCCATTATTTCGCACCTCCTTTTTCATAACTTTTTTCTGTTGCTTCTACTTCATGTTTATGAATATGGTAACCGTGATCGTCTTCTAAAGAACGTACACCCATCGTAATTAATACACCGATTAATCCGAAAATCGCCAATCCAAAC is part of the Solibacillus sp. FSL K6-1523 genome and harbors:
- the pheT gene encoding phenylalanine--tRNA ligase subunit beta, with protein sequence MLVSLKWLSQYVDFESLTANELAEKITRAGIEVDAVIDRSQGMTNVVVGHVVSKEKHPEADKLNVCQVDVGEEELQQIVCGAPNVDAGQKVIVARPGAKLPGGIKIKKAKLRGQESNGMICSLQELGIEGRLVPKVYAEGIYVLPADSEPGADVLALLSLDDTVLELGLTPNRSDAMSMLGVAYDVAAILGQDVKLPEITYTATSAKASDLLKLRVENIEANPMYAAKVVKNIEVKESPIWLQQYLMAAGVRPLNNVVDITNYVLMEYGQPLHAFDYDQLETGEIVTRLAQDGEMITTLDGQERKLASHNLVITNGLEAEAIAGVMGGAKSEVTDATKTVVIESAYFKPASVRRTSKEIGLRSDSSARFEKGVDPNRVLAAAERAVQLLAELANGEVLEGTVLVDELDKTPARIVVSPDFINGRLGMKISLEDMLEILERLKFDVEAANGVLVIDAPTRRGDIKIPEDIVEEIARMYGYDEIPMSLPAGDQPGKLTAYQAGRRIVRNVMEGAGLYQAVTYSLTSSASAQKFALKEAVTTKLLMPMSEDRSTLRQSLIPHLVESASYNVARQADTVALYEIGSVFFGQTTDASLIEEEHLALVLTGKWIDNSWQGEKKNVDFFVAKGMLEAVFAKLGLTNKVTYAKAVVDGLHPGRTAEILLDGEKIGILAQLHPQEQKAVDLKETYVAELNLHAILKAAKEELIYSIVPRFPVMTRDIALELDRTVPAGEIVTIIEKAGTKLLKDVKVFDVYEGEKMTEGKKSVAFSLKYFDPERTLTDEEVVAAHNKVLKALAEAGAEVR
- the pheS gene encoding phenylalanine--tRNA ligase subunit alpha; translated protein: MEQQLKQLEQEVLTKIAEAANLKALNEVRVAYLGKKGPITDLLKGMGKLSAEERPKMGALVNTVRENVTAQLEQKVAALEEAAILAQLENESIDVTLPGAQVRIGNRHPLTRVVEEIEDLFVGMGYEIAEGPEVEKDYYNFEALNLPKGHPARDMQDTFYISEEILLRTHTSPVQARTMEAKKGEHIRIICPGKVFRRDADDATHSHQFMQIEGLVIGENIRMSDLKGTLDVLAKKMFGAEREIRLRPSFFPFTEPSVEVDVSCHKCGGEGCNVCKKTGWIEILGAGMVHPNVLEMAGYDSKKVSGFAFGIGAERIAMLKYGVDDIRHFYTNDTRFLSQFHQAEV
- the qoxD gene encoding cytochrome aa3 quinol oxidase subunit IV, encoding MAKFFPLGQVMGFIFSLVLTGIAMLVYFTDMSFTTGMIVLLVTAFIQAGLQFMVFMHAGETEDKWSIYSNIFYGLGLVVITVLGTLLILLWDM
- the qoxC gene encoding cytochrome aa3 quinol oxidase subunit III is translated as MGKVNNNVPLEYSTEENNLKIFGFWVFLGAEIMLFGTLFASYFTLVDRTGSGPTGAEIFEITPVLLETFILLASSFTIGLAIHAMRLGSKKATISFMVITLLLGAAFLSVEIYEFVHYASIGAGITVSAFTSILLTTLGTHGLHVTFGLLWGTFLVIQIAKRGLTSVTAGKTFVFSLYWHFLDVVWIFIFSFVYLKGMM